One Electrophorus electricus isolate fEleEle1 chromosome 10, fEleEle1.pri, whole genome shotgun sequence genomic region harbors:
- the snx7 gene encoding sorting nexin-7 isoform X2 — MMSGTVTDNNTPTATKPEDLAGQVLDLDEDDDLEVFSKDATFMDGSSFNSPMPTSPGSMVNQYKFEEEEEVPDTKDIFVTVDKPESHVTAIETFITYRVLTKTSRSEFDSSEYEVRRRYQDFLWLKGKLEETHPTLIVHPLPEKFVMKGMMERFSDDFVETRKRALHKFLNRIADHPVLSCSEDFKIFLTAEELGTHKKQGPGFLSRIGDTVRAVAASVRGVRTRPEEFIAIQDYVEAFSQKMTSLDKVTQRIIKEQKEYSEELGEGSPVYTKWSDIEDELMVPLKLMASCLDRCHRESEEQVLQLSNSLLPTLHEYVLCTDTLKAVLRRRDNIQAELEAKTETLAGKKTEAEAEVIKEEIDKMDDRLEWANNALKADWNRWQERMRADLRSVFNRTAEKNVEYYEKCLAVWESFLLSQKTEDSEGDNILDS, encoded by the exons ATGATGAGTGGGACTGTTACCGATAATAATACTCCAACTGCTACAAAACCGGAGGATCTCGCAGGACAAGTGTTAGATCTAGATGAGGACGACGACTTGGAAGTTTTCAGTAAG GACGCAACCTTCATGGACGGAAGCTCTTTTAATTCCCCAATGCCAACCTCCCCTGGCTCCATGGTCAACCAGTACAagtttgaggaggaggaggaagtgcCCGACACTAAAGACATTTTTGTTACAGTCGATAAGCCTGAGAGCCATGTGACTGCCATTGAGACGTTTATTACGTACAGGGTTTTAACGAAG ACCAGTCGCAGTGAGTTTGACTCAAGTGAGTATGAAGTCCGCAGGCGCTACCAAGACTTCCTGTGGTTAAAAGGCAAGCTGGAGGAGACTCATCCCACTCTCATTGTTCAT CCGCTGCCAGAGAAATTTGTGATGAAGGGAATGATGGAGCGGTTCAGTGACGACTTTGTTGAGACGAGGAAAAGAGCACTGCACAAGTTCCTCAACAGGATAGCCGACCATCCCGTTCTCTCGTGCAGTGAGGATTTCAAGATCTTTCTCACAGCAGAG GAGCTAGGCACTCATAAGAAACAAGGGCCAGGTTTCCTTAGCCGCATCGGAGACACAGTGCGGGCAGTAGCAGCCTCTGTCCGTGGGGTACGAACACGTCCAGAGGAGTTCATAGCCATTCAGGACTACGTGGAGGCCTTCAGTCAGAAGATGACCTCTTTGGACAAAGTCACCCAAAGGATCATCAAAGAACAGAAGG AGTACTCGGAGGAACTTGGGGAAGGCTCACCCGTCTACACCAAGTGGTCAGACATCGAGGACGAGCTGATGGTGCCACTGAAGCTGATGGCCAGCTGCCTAGACAGGTGTCACCGGGAGAGCGAGGAGCAGGTCCTACAGCTCAGCAACAGCTTGCTCCCAACCCTGCATGAGTATGTGCTTTGCACAGATACTCTCAAG GCAGTGCTCCGAAGACGAGACAACATCCAGGCAGAGTTGGAGGCGAAGACTGAAACTCTTGCTGGCAAGAagacagaagcagaagcagaagta ATAAAGGAAGAGATTGATAAGATGGATGACCGGCTGGAGTGGGCCAATAATGCGTTGAAGGCAGACTGGAACCGCTGGCAGGAGAGAATGAGGGCTGACTTGAGATCAGTTTTTAACCGCACTGCAGAGAAGAACGTGGAGTACTACGAAAAG
- the snx7 gene encoding sorting nexin-7 isoform X1, which produces MMSGTVTDNNTPTATKPEDLAGQVLDLDEDDDLEVFSKDATFMDGSSFNSPMPTSPGSMVNQYKFEEEEEVPDTKDIFVTVDKPESHVTAIETFITYRVLTKTSRSEFDSSEYEVRRRYQDFLWLKGKLEETHPTLIVHPLPEKFVMKGMMERFSDDFVETRKRALHKFLNRIADHPVLSCSEDFKIFLTAEELGTHKKQGPGFLSRIGDTVRAVAASVRGVRTRPEEFIAIQDYVEAFSQKMTSLDKVTQRIIKEQKEYSEELGEGSPVYTKWSDIEDELMVPLKLMASCLDRCHRESEEQVLQLSNSLLPTLHEYVLCTDTLKAVLRRRDNIQAELEAKTETLAGKKTEAEAEVESKVLSLAWDSLVGKDPDEVRQQRQQKLKGEMKEIKEEIDKMDDRLEWANNALKADWNRWQERMRADLRSVFNRTAEKNVEYYEKCLAVWESFLLSQKTEDSEGDNILDS; this is translated from the exons ATGATGAGTGGGACTGTTACCGATAATAATACTCCAACTGCTACAAAACCGGAGGATCTCGCAGGACAAGTGTTAGATCTAGATGAGGACGACGACTTGGAAGTTTTCAGTAAG GACGCAACCTTCATGGACGGAAGCTCTTTTAATTCCCCAATGCCAACCTCCCCTGGCTCCATGGTCAACCAGTACAagtttgaggaggaggaggaagtgcCCGACACTAAAGACATTTTTGTTACAGTCGATAAGCCTGAGAGCCATGTGACTGCCATTGAGACGTTTATTACGTACAGGGTTTTAACGAAG ACCAGTCGCAGTGAGTTTGACTCAAGTGAGTATGAAGTCCGCAGGCGCTACCAAGACTTCCTGTGGTTAAAAGGCAAGCTGGAGGAGACTCATCCCACTCTCATTGTTCAT CCGCTGCCAGAGAAATTTGTGATGAAGGGAATGATGGAGCGGTTCAGTGACGACTTTGTTGAGACGAGGAAAAGAGCACTGCACAAGTTCCTCAACAGGATAGCCGACCATCCCGTTCTCTCGTGCAGTGAGGATTTCAAGATCTTTCTCACAGCAGAG GAGCTAGGCACTCATAAGAAACAAGGGCCAGGTTTCCTTAGCCGCATCGGAGACACAGTGCGGGCAGTAGCAGCCTCTGTCCGTGGGGTACGAACACGTCCAGAGGAGTTCATAGCCATTCAGGACTACGTGGAGGCCTTCAGTCAGAAGATGACCTCTTTGGACAAAGTCACCCAAAGGATCATCAAAGAACAGAAGG AGTACTCGGAGGAACTTGGGGAAGGCTCACCCGTCTACACCAAGTGGTCAGACATCGAGGACGAGCTGATGGTGCCACTGAAGCTGATGGCCAGCTGCCTAGACAGGTGTCACCGGGAGAGCGAGGAGCAGGTCCTACAGCTCAGCAACAGCTTGCTCCCAACCCTGCATGAGTATGTGCTTTGCACAGATACTCTCAAG GCAGTGCTCCGAAGACGAGACAACATCCAGGCAGAGTTGGAGGCGAAGACTGAAACTCTTGCTGGCAAGAagacagaagcagaagcagaagta GAGTCAAAGGTCCTGAGTTTAGCATGGGACAGCCTGGTGGGCAAAGACCCAGACGAGGTCagacagcagagacagcagaagcTTAAAGGAGAGATGAAAGAG ATAAAGGAAGAGATTGATAAGATGGATGACCGGCTGGAGTGGGCCAATAATGCGTTGAAGGCAGACTGGAACCGCTGGCAGGAGAGAATGAGGGCTGACTTGAGATCAGTTTTTAACCGCACTGCAGAGAAGAACGTGGAGTACTACGAAAAG